A DNA window from Caulobacter mirabilis contains the following coding sequences:
- the lptC gene encoding LPS export ABC transporter periplasmic protein LptC, which yields MTEAAHPLSAPIDRDAAFARWRRRERLIRGLRMGLPAAMGVIALVLVGMVAASTLKAPKPVKSDDPVIRMVGARFQGRLEDGRSFLIGAEQAVRDERAPGQVALREPIMVVGAETPMPRRIMAREGSYDEKTQLLRLTGDVRIDDGAGNRVATNDTIIDTRTGQAVGQRGIESDGPVGRVAADSYTVKDKGDRVEFRGRVRTRVNPE from the coding sequence TTGACCGAAGCCGCCCACCCCCTCTCAGCGCCGATCGACCGCGACGCCGCGTTCGCGCGCTGGCGGCGGCGGGAGCGGCTGATCCGCGGTCTGCGGATGGGGCTGCCGGCGGCGATGGGCGTGATCGCGCTGGTTCTGGTCGGCATGGTCGCGGCCAGCACCTTGAAGGCGCCCAAGCCGGTGAAGTCCGACGACCCGGTGATCCGCATGGTCGGCGCCCGTTTCCAAGGCCGTCTCGAGGACGGACGAAGCTTCCTGATCGGGGCCGAACAGGCTGTACGCGACGAGCGCGCGCCAGGCCAGGTGGCCCTCCGCGAGCCGATCATGGTGGTCGGCGCGGAAACGCCCATGCCGCGCCGGATCATGGCGCGCGAGGGGTCTTACGACGAGAAGACCCAGCTGCTGCGGTTGACCGGCGACGTTCGGATCGATGACGGCGCCGGCAATCGCGTGGCCACCAACGACACCATCATCGACACCCGCACCGGCCAGGCCGTCGGCCAGCGCGGGATCGAGAGCGACGGCCCCGTCGGCCGAGTGGCGGCTGACAGCTACACCGTCAAGGACAAGGGCGACCGTGTCGAGTTTCGCGGCAGGGTTCGCACGCGGGTCAATCCGGAATAA
- a CDS encoding ribonuclease D: protein MANHLHEGDIPAGLFAGAASVAVDSETMGLSLTRDPLCVVQISAGDGDAHVVRLNRPDYDCPNLKALLTDPSVLKIFHFGRFDIAMFERHLGVETNPVWCTKIASKLARTYTDRHGLKDVVKELLGVDLSKAQQSSDWGAASLSPEQLAYAASDVLHLHGVKAKLEAMLIRENRQALAQAAFDFLPVRARLDLAGWEEVDIFAHS from the coding sequence GTGGCCAACCATCTGCATGAAGGCGACATTCCCGCCGGGCTGTTCGCGGGAGCGGCCTCGGTCGCGGTCGATTCGGAGACCATGGGTCTGAGCCTGACGCGCGATCCGCTGTGCGTCGTGCAGATCTCGGCCGGCGACGGCGACGCCCACGTCGTCCGCCTCAATCGCCCGGACTACGACTGCCCGAACCTCAAGGCCTTGCTGACCGATCCGTCGGTGCTGAAGATTTTTCACTTCGGCCGGTTTGATATCGCGATGTTCGAACGCCATCTGGGGGTCGAGACCAACCCTGTCTGGTGCACCAAGATCGCCTCGAAACTCGCCCGCACCTACACGGACCGCCATGGCCTGAAGGACGTGGTGAAAGAGTTGCTGGGCGTCGATCTCAGCAAGGCGCAGCAGAGTTCCGACTGGGGCGCCGCATCCCTGTCGCCGGAGCAGTTGGCCTACGCCGCCTCGGATGTGCTGCACCTCCATGGCGTCAAGGCCAAGCTGGAGGCGATGCTGATCCGCGAGAACCGCCAAGCCTTGGCCCAGGCCGCCTTCGACTTCCTGCCCGTCCGTGCGCGATTGGATCTCGCCGGCTGGGAAGAGGTCGACATCTTCGCCCATAGCTGA
- a CDS encoding complex I NDUFA9 subunit family protein produces MRGLVTVFGGTGFVGRQVVRSLARQGWRVRVAARNVGRGYRLRMLGDVGQIEVVQANVRNAASVARALDGAEACVNLVGILYETGRQRFQSIHAMGAKLVAETAARQGITNFVQMSALGADADSPSKYARTKAMGETAVRESLPSAIIIRPSVVFGQEDGLYNKFAALSTFSPALPLVGGGETRFQPVYVGDVAAAVAKALSLPEAAGQTYELGGPATYSFREMMEFVLRETGRSRVLLPLPWFAAKLVGQVGDVQAAVLGVIAPVLTSDQVELLRADNVVSGQAPGLAELGVEAKTVEAIAPAYLYRYRKGGQYAATPEGAF; encoded by the coding sequence ATGCGTGGGCTCGTCACCGTCTTTGGAGGAACCGGCTTCGTGGGCCGGCAGGTCGTGCGGTCGCTCGCCCGTCAGGGTTGGCGCGTGCGAGTCGCCGCCCGGAACGTCGGTCGCGGCTATCGCCTGCGCATGCTGGGCGACGTCGGGCAGATCGAGGTGGTCCAGGCCAATGTTCGCAACGCCGCGTCGGTGGCGCGCGCGTTGGACGGCGCCGAAGCCTGCGTGAACCTGGTCGGCATCCTGTACGAGACCGGCCGCCAGCGCTTCCAGTCGATCCACGCCATGGGCGCCAAGCTGGTCGCGGAGACGGCCGCCCGGCAGGGAATCACCAACTTCGTCCAGATGTCGGCGCTGGGCGCCGACGCCGATTCGCCGTCGAAGTATGCGCGGACCAAGGCGATGGGCGAGACCGCCGTTCGCGAAAGCCTGCCCTCGGCGATCATCATCCGCCCGTCGGTCGTGTTCGGGCAGGAAGACGGCCTCTACAACAAGTTCGCCGCCCTCTCGACGTTCAGCCCCGCCCTGCCGCTGGTCGGCGGCGGCGAGACCCGCTTCCAACCGGTCTACGTCGGCGACGTCGCCGCGGCCGTGGCGAAGGCCCTGAGCCTGCCGGAAGCCGCCGGCCAGACCTACGAGCTGGGCGGTCCGGCGACCTACAGCTTCCGCGAGATGATGGAGTTCGTCCTGCGCGAGACCGGCCGCAGTCGCGTACTGCTGCCGCTGCCCTGGTTCGCGGCCAAGCTGGTCGGCCAGGTCGGCGACGTCCAGGCGGCGGTCCTGGGCGTGATCGCGCCGGTGCTGACCTCGGATCAGGTCGAACTGCTGCGCGCCGACAACGTGGTGTCCGGCCAGGCTCCGGGCCTCGCCGAACTGGGCGTCGAGGCCAAGACGGTGGAGGCGATCGCGCCGGCCTATCTCTATCGCTATCGCAAGGGCGGTCAGTACGCCGCCACGCCGGAAGGCGCCTTCTAG
- a CDS encoding undecaprenyl-diphosphate phosphatase: MNDFLAAIILGLVEGLTEFIPVSSTGHLLLTKLALGLKDPFWDSFIVLIQLGAILAVVALYFSRLWKVLIGLPTDPSARRFAFSVLIAFFPAVVMGVLIYDFIKQVLFTSPEIICWSLVIGGFVLLALDRWSPKPRFDDAMKLPLTTSLGVGLIQCLSMIPGVSRSGATIVGGVLLGVDKRAAAEFSFFLAIPTMIGAFAKDAWESRDALMVGDHLPVLGLGFLVSFLSGLIVVKVLLDFVSKRGLSPFGWWRIVVGVAGLAIIYTR, translated from the coding sequence TTGAACGACTTTCTGGCCGCCATCATCCTGGGTCTCGTCGAGGGGCTTACGGAGTTCATTCCGGTGTCCTCGACCGGCCATCTGCTGCTCACCAAGCTCGCCCTGGGTCTCAAGGATCCCTTCTGGGACAGCTTCATCGTGCTGATCCAGCTGGGCGCGATCCTGGCGGTGGTCGCGCTCTACTTCTCGCGCCTGTGGAAGGTTCTGATCGGCCTGCCGACGGATCCTTCCGCGCGGCGTTTCGCGTTCAGCGTCCTGATCGCCTTCTTCCCGGCGGTGGTGATGGGGGTGCTGATCTATGACTTCATCAAGCAGGTGCTGTTCACCAGCCCGGAGATCATCTGCTGGTCGCTGGTGATCGGCGGCTTCGTTCTGCTGGCGCTCGATCGTTGGAGCCCCAAGCCGCGTTTCGACGACGCCATGAAGCTGCCGCTGACGACCTCGCTGGGCGTGGGCCTGATCCAGTGCCTGTCGATGATTCCCGGAGTGTCCCGTTCGGGCGCCACCATTGTCGGCGGCGTCCTGCTGGGCGTCGACAAGCGAGCGGCGGCGGAGTTCAGCTTCTTCCTGGCCATCCCCACCATGATCGGCGCCTTCGCGAAGGACGCCTGGGAGAGCCGCGACGCGCTGATGGTCGGCGATCACCTGCCTGTGCTGGGCCTTGGCTTCCTGGTGTCGTTCCTGTCGGGCCTGATCGTGGTGAAGGTGCTGCTGGACTTCGTGTCCAAGCGCGGCCTGTCGCCGTTCGGCTGGTGGCGGATCGTCGTCGGCGTCGCCGGCCTGGCGATCATCTATACGCGCTAG
- a CDS encoding NAD(P)-dependent oxidoreductase, with amino-acid sequence MAERMLKFTTIERRTPEKRDAEARDRDFLEIYADFIDAKATEQASRCSQCGVPFCQTHCPLHNNIPDWLRMTASGRLEEAYGLSQATNNMPEICGRICPQDRLCEGNCVIEQSGHGTVTIGAVERYLSDRAWEEGWVKPLAVQAERGQSVGVVGAGPAGLAAAEQLREQGYAVTVYDRHDRAGGLLIYGIPGFKLEKHVVERRTQRLADGGVEFKLGFEVGRDATLPQLRQRHDAVLLANGVYGARDLEVPGGGSKGVVAALDYLIASNRIGLGDTVPAYDSGELNAAGKDVVVIGGGDTAMDCVRTAVRQGATSVTCLYRRDKENMPGSMREVANAEEEGVVFEWLAAPRALLGDAEAVTAVRAVRMRLGPPDSSGRRAPEPVDGSEFDLPSQLVIKALGFDPEDLPNTLGAEDLGVSRWGTVKIDRRTQAANLDGVFAAGDVARGASLVVWAIRDGRDAAVSIQAYLQTKAEAPALVAAE; translated from the coding sequence ATGGCCGAGCGGATGCTGAAATTCACGACCATCGAACGCCGCACTCCGGAGAAGCGCGACGCCGAGGCGCGTGATCGCGACTTCCTTGAAATCTACGCCGACTTCATCGACGCGAAAGCCACGGAGCAGGCCTCCCGCTGCTCGCAATGCGGCGTCCCCTTCTGCCAGACCCACTGTCCTCTGCACAACAATATCCCCGACTGGCTCCGGATGACCGCCTCGGGCCGTCTGGAAGAGGCGTATGGCCTTTCTCAGGCGACGAACAACATGCCGGAGATCTGCGGCCGCATCTGCCCGCAGGATCGTCTGTGCGAAGGCAATTGCGTCATAGAGCAGTCCGGCCATGGGACCGTGACGATCGGCGCCGTTGAGCGCTACCTGTCGGACAGGGCCTGGGAAGAGGGCTGGGTGAAGCCGCTGGCGGTCCAGGCCGAACGCGGCCAATCGGTCGGCGTCGTCGGGGCCGGCCCCGCCGGCCTGGCCGCCGCCGAGCAGCTGCGCGAGCAGGGCTACGCCGTCACCGTCTATGACCGCCATGACCGCGCCGGCGGCCTGCTGATCTACGGCATTCCCGGCTTCAAGCTGGAAAAGCACGTCGTCGAGCGCCGCACGCAGCGGCTGGCCGACGGCGGCGTCGAGTTCAAGCTGGGCTTCGAGGTCGGCCGCGACGCGACGCTGCCGCAGCTGCGCCAACGCCACGACGCCGTGCTGCTGGCCAACGGCGTCTACGGCGCCCGCGACCTGGAAGTGCCAGGCGGCGGCTCGAAGGGCGTCGTTGCGGCGCTGGACTATCTGATCGCCTCCAACCGCATCGGCCTCGGCGACACCGTGCCGGCCTACGACTCGGGCGAACTGAACGCCGCGGGCAAGGACGTCGTCGTGATCGGCGGCGGCGACACGGCGATGGACTGCGTCCGGACGGCCGTCCGTCAAGGCGCGACGTCGGTGACCTGCCTCTACCGGCGGGACAAGGAAAACATGCCCGGCTCGATGCGGGAGGTCGCCAACGCCGAGGAAGAAGGCGTGGTCTTCGAATGGCTGGCCGCGCCCCGCGCTCTGCTGGGCGACGCCGAGGCGGTCACCGCCGTCCGCGCCGTCCGTATGCGCCTTGGCCCGCCCGACAGTTCCGGCCGCCGCGCGCCCGAGCCCGTCGACGGCTCGGAATTCGACCTGCCGTCCCAACTGGTGATCAAGGCCCTGGGCTTCGACCCGGAGGACCTGCCGAACACCCTGGGCGCAGAAGACCTGGGCGTCAGCCGCTGGGGCACGGTCAAGATCGACCGCCGCACCCAGGCCGCCAATCTCGACGGCGTCTTCGCCGCCGGCGACGTCGCCCGCGGGGCCTCGCTGGTGGTCTGGGCGATCCGCGACGGCCGCGACGCCGCCGTCTCGATCCAGGCTTACCTTCAGACCAAGGCCGAGGCTCCGGCCCTGGTCGCGGCGGAGTGA
- the gltB gene encoding glutamate synthase large subunit — translation MSTELDRYLENRQRLIDGHAYDPSMERDNCGVGLVCAIDGQPRREVVELAIKALKAVWHRGAVDADGKTGDGAGILLSVPQDFFAAQVKNTGHKLRPGPIAVGQVFLPRTDLGAQEAARTIVESEALRFGFYIYGWRQVPVDTSVIGEKANATRPEIEQIMLSPPAGLEGEALERALYLCRKRIEKRVAASAINDFYICSFSARSLIYKGMFLAESIDAFYPDLQDERFAAATAIFHQRYSTNTFPQWRLAQPFRMLAHNGEINTFKGNVNWMKSHEIRMAAQAFGDFGEDVKPVVQAGGSDSAALDNTFEILVRAGRDAPMAKALLVPEAWNSKTDEQMKPEHRALYSYCNAVMEPWDGPAALCATDGRWVVAGKDRNGLRPLRVAYTDDGLVIMGSEAGMCGVAENRIVRKLNISPGRMIAIDLVEGRLYDEEAIIDRLAGEHPYTDWLDNMVELEERIGPGPEPRKYAGEELVRRQAAAGMTLEDLELILSPMVEDGKEAVGSMGDDAPLAVLSDSYRPLSHFFRQNFSQVTNPPIDPLRETGVMSLKTRFKNLGNILAEDETQTDVYVLESPVLTTGMYERILGYIGDKNLGVIDCTMPIPAAEARPGDALRANLDRIRAEAEDAALRGCSTIVLTDENVAADRVALPMILATGGVHAHLVTKGLRSYVSIIVRSAECMDTHYFAVLVGVGATAVNAWLAQESFQDRLDRGLMGEATLRDVCVNYKVSIEQGLLKIISKMGIAVISSYRGGYNFEAVGLSRSLVAEFFPGMPSRISGIGLAGLESRAVELHRRAWDPSFVALPVGGFYKARRAGEAHAFDARLMHALQHACDTGDYESYKRFSEGMGRLPQIQLRDLLAWRTDRKPVSADEVESVNEIRKRFLTPGMSLGALSPEAHGALNIAMNRIGAKSVSGEGGEDRARYRPLPNGDNPNSAVKQIASGRFGVTAEYLNECREVEIKVAQGAKPGEGGQLPGFKVTEMIARLRHATPGVMLISPPPHHDIYSIEDLAQLIYDLKQINPDARVTVKLVSMTGIGAIAAGVAKAKADTILISGNVGGTGASPQTSIKHAGGPWEMGLSEANQVLTLNNLRHSVRLRTDGGIRTGRDVVIAAMLGAEEFGIGTASLIAMGCIMVRQCHSNTCPVGVCTQDESLRAKFTGTPDKVVNLFTFIAEEVREILSQLGFRSLEEIVGRTDLLMQVSRGGEHLDDLDLNPLLVRADPGANKPYCTVEGRNEVPDTLDAQIVRDAAPFLQRGEKMQLTYTVRNTARAIGSRVSSHITRKFGMSALPSDHLTVELKGSAGQSLGAFAVRGLRIVLTGESNDYVGKGLSGATIVVKPSPHLLAPESNAIIGNTCLYGATDGKLFAAGQAGERFAVRNSGATTVIEGCGANGLEYMTGGVAVILGPVGSNFAAGMTGGMAYVLDLAGRFEGLVNTDSVVVQRLASAHWEGQLKRLIGEHARETGSAFAESLLRDWDRMRDHFWQVCPKEMVGRIDHPLRAEEAVHERA, via the coding sequence ATGTCCACTGAGCTCGACCGCTACCTGGAGAACCGCCAGCGCCTGATCGACGGCCATGCCTACGATCCGTCGATGGAACGCGACAACTGCGGCGTCGGCCTGGTCTGCGCGATCGACGGGCAACCGCGCCGCGAGGTTGTGGAGCTGGCCATCAAGGCGCTGAAGGCGGTCTGGCATCGCGGCGCCGTGGACGCCGATGGCAAGACCGGCGACGGCGCCGGCATCCTGCTGTCCGTCCCCCAGGACTTCTTCGCCGCCCAGGTGAAGAACACCGGCCACAAGCTGCGCCCCGGGCCCATCGCCGTCGGCCAGGTCTTCCTGCCCCGCACCGATCTGGGCGCCCAGGAAGCCGCGCGGACGATCGTCGAAAGCGAAGCCCTGCGCTTCGGCTTCTACATCTACGGCTGGCGCCAGGTGCCGGTCGACACCTCGGTGATCGGCGAGAAGGCCAACGCCACCCGCCCGGAGATCGAGCAGATCATGCTCTCGCCGCCCGCCGGCCTGGAGGGCGAGGCGCTGGAGCGCGCGCTCTATCTGTGCCGCAAGCGAATCGAGAAGCGGGTCGCCGCCTCGGCGATCAACGACTTCTACATCTGCTCGTTCTCGGCGCGGTCGCTGATCTACAAGGGCATGTTCCTGGCCGAGAGCATCGACGCCTTCTATCCGGACCTGCAGGACGAGCGGTTCGCGGCGGCGACGGCCATCTTCCACCAGCGCTACTCGACCAACACCTTCCCGCAATGGCGCCTGGCCCAGCCCTTCCGGATGCTCGCCCACAACGGCGAGATCAACACGTTCAAGGGCAACGTGAACTGGATGAAGAGCCATGAGATCCGCATGGCCGCCCAGGCGTTCGGCGACTTCGGCGAGGACGTGAAGCCGGTGGTCCAGGCCGGCGGCTCGGATTCCGCGGCGCTCGACAACACCTTCGAGATCCTGGTCCGCGCGGGTCGCGACGCGCCGATGGCCAAGGCCCTGCTCGTTCCCGAAGCCTGGAACAGCAAGACCGACGAGCAGATGAAGCCCGAGCACCGGGCGCTCTACAGCTACTGCAACGCCGTCATGGAGCCCTGGGACGGCCCGGCCGCCCTGTGCGCCACCGACGGCCGCTGGGTCGTGGCCGGCAAGGACCGCAACGGCCTGCGCCCGCTGCGCGTGGCCTACACGGACGACGGCCTGGTGATCATGGGCTCCGAAGCCGGCATGTGCGGCGTCGCCGAGAACCGCATCGTCCGCAAGCTGAACATCTCCCCCGGCCGTATGATCGCCATCGATCTGGTCGAGGGCCGCCTCTACGACGAGGAGGCGATCATCGACCGCCTCGCCGGCGAACATCCCTACACCGACTGGCTCGACAACATGGTCGAGCTGGAAGAGCGGATCGGCCCGGGACCGGAGCCGCGCAAGTACGCCGGCGAGGAGCTGGTCCGCCGCCAGGCCGCCGCCGGGATGACGCTGGAGGACCTCGAGCTGATCCTCTCGCCCATGGTCGAGGACGGCAAGGAAGCCGTCGGCTCGATGGGCGACGACGCGCCGTTGGCCGTGCTCAGCGACAGCTACCGGCCGCTGAGCCACTTCTTCCGCCAGAACTTCAGCCAGGTCACCAACCCCCCAATCGACCCCCTGCGGGAGACGGGGGTGATGAGCCTGAAGACGCGGTTCAAGAACCTGGGCAACATCCTGGCCGAGGACGAGACCCAGACCGACGTCTACGTCCTCGAGAGCCCGGTCCTGACCACGGGGATGTACGAGCGCATCCTGGGCTATATCGGCGACAAGAACCTGGGCGTCATCGACTGCACCATGCCGATCCCGGCGGCCGAAGCCCGGCCCGGCGACGCGCTGCGCGCCAACCTCGATCGCATCCGCGCCGAAGCGGAGGACGCAGCGCTGCGCGGCTGCTCGACCATCGTCCTGACCGACGAGAACGTCGCTGCCGACCGTGTCGCCCTGCCGATGATCCTGGCCACCGGCGGCGTCCACGCGCACCTCGTGACCAAGGGGCTTCGCTCCTACGTCTCGATCATCGTGCGCTCGGCGGAGTGCATGGACACGCACTACTTCGCCGTCCTGGTCGGCGTCGGCGCCACGGCGGTCAACGCCTGGCTGGCCCAGGAGAGCTTCCAGGATCGCCTCGACCGGGGCCTGATGGGCGAGGCGACGCTGCGCGACGTCTGCGTCAACTACAAGGTCTCGATCGAGCAGGGTCTGCTGAAGATCATCTCGAAGATGGGCATCGCGGTGATCTCGTCCTACCGCGGCGGCTACAACTTCGAGGCCGTCGGCCTGTCGCGGTCGCTGGTCGCGGAGTTCTTCCCCGGCATGCCCTCGCGCATCTCGGGCATCGGCCTGGCCGGCCTGGAAAGCCGCGCGGTCGAGCTGCACCGCCGGGCCTGGGACCCCTCCTTCGTCGCGCTGCCCGTCGGCGGCTTCTACAAGGCGCGCCGCGCGGGCGAGGCGCACGCCTTCGACGCCCGGCTGATGCACGCCCTGCAGCACGCCTGCGACACCGGCGACTACGAGAGCTACAAGCGCTTCTCCGAAGGCATGGGCCGCCTGCCGCAGATTCAGCTGCGCGACCTGCTCGCCTGGCGCACGGACCGCAAGCCGGTCAGCGCCGACGAGGTCGAGAGCGTCAACGAAATCCGCAAGCGTTTCCTGACGCCCGGCATGAGTCTGGGCGCCCTGAGCCCTGAGGCCCACGGCGCGTTGAACATCGCCATGAACCGCATCGGCGCGAAGAGCGTCAGCGGCGAGGGCGGCGAGGACCGCGCCCGCTATCGGCCCTTGCCCAACGGCGACAATCCCAACAGCGCCGTCAAGCAGATCGCCTCGGGCCGCTTCGGGGTCACGGCCGAGTATCTGAACGAGTGCCGCGAAGTCGAGATCAAGGTCGCCCAGGGCGCCAAGCCCGGCGAGGGCGGCCAGCTGCCCGGCTTCAAGGTCACCGAGATGATCGCCCGCCTGCGTCACGCGACGCCGGGGGTGATGCTGATCAGCCCGCCGCCGCACCACGACATCTATTCGATCGAGGATCTGGCGCAGCTCATCTACGATCTGAAGCAGATCAATCCTGACGCCAGGGTGACGGTGAAGCTGGTCTCGATGACCGGCATCGGCGCCATCGCGGCCGGCGTGGCCAAGGCCAAGGCGGACACCATCCTGATCTCGGGCAACGTCGGCGGCACCGGCGCCAGCCCGCAGACCTCGATCAAGCACGCGGGCGGTCCCTGGGAGATGGGCCTGTCGGAGGCCAACCAGGTCCTGACGCTCAACAACCTGCGCCATTCCGTCCGTCTACGGACGGATGGCGGCATCCGCACCGGCCGGGACGTCGTCATCGCCGCCATGCTGGGCGCCGAAGAGTTCGGCATCGGCACCGCCAGCCTGATCGCCATGGGCTGCATCATGGTCCGGCAATGCCATTCCAACACCTGCCCGGTCGGGGTCTGCACCCAGGACGAAAGCCTGCGCGCCAAGTTCACCGGCACGCCGGACAAGGTCGTGAACCTGTTCACCTTCATCGCCGAGGAAGTTCGCGAGATTCTCAGCCAGCTGGGCTTCCGCTCGCTGGAGGAGATCGTCGGTCGCACCGACCTGCTGATGCAGGTCAGCCGCGGCGGCGAGCATCTGGACGACCTCGACCTGAACCCGCTGCTGGTTCGCGCCGACCCGGGCGCGAACAAGCCTTACTGCACGGTCGAGGGCCGCAACGAGGTGCCCGACACCTTGGACGCACAGATCGTTCGCGACGCCGCGCCGTTCCTGCAGCGCGGCGAGAAGATGCAGCTCACCTACACCGTGCGGAACACCGCCCGGGCGATCGGCTCGCGTGTCTCGAGCCACATCACCCGCAAGTTCGGCATGAGCGCCCTGCCCTCGGACCACCTGACGGTGGAGCTGAAAGGGTCCGCCGGCCAGAGCCTGGGCGCCTTTGCCGTGCGTGGCCTGCGCATCGTCCTGACCGGCGAGTCGAACGACTATGTCGGCAAGGGTCTGTCGGGCGCCACCATCGTGGTGAAGCCGTCGCCGCATCTGCTGGCGCCGGAGAGCAACGCCATCATCGGCAATACCTGCCTCTACGGCGCCACCGACGGCAAGCTGTTCGCCGCCGGCCAGGCGGGCGAGCGTTTCGCCGTCCGGAACTCCGGCGCGACGACGGTCATCGAAGGCTGCGGCGCCAACGGCCTGGAGTACATGACCGGCGGCGTGGCCGTGATCCTAGGCCCGGTGGGCAGCAACTTCGCGGCCGGCATGACCGGCGGCATGGCCTACGTCCTCGACCTGGCCGGCCGCTTCGAGGGTCTGGTGAACACCGACAGCGTGGTGGTCCAGCGCCTGGCCTCGGCGCATTGGGAAGGCCAGCTGAAGCGCCTGATCGGGGAGCACGCCCGCGAAACCGGCTCCGCCTTCGCTGAGAGCCTGCTGCGCGACTGGGACCGCATGCGCGACCACTTCTGGCAGGTCTGCCCCAAGGAGATGGTCGGTCGCATCGACCACCCGTTGCGGGCGGAGGAAGCGGTCCACGAGCGGGCTTAG
- a CDS encoding citrate synthase family protein encodes MDRDWLTAEEAMARLGVRPQTLYAYVSRGRIETRPDPGDPRRSRYRLSDVGQLEARKRRGRKASEVAAGAIAWGEPVLDSAITTVAHGRLFYRGRGAVELAESATLESVARLLRGGHGAVLKGQARTPPPTLPEIRPRLFAALAERAGLDPPARGRAPLALAAEATGLLDLVADAAAGAVASGPIHARLATAWGRPEASDAIRRALVLLADHELNASTFAARVTASTGASLAASALAGLSALSGPLHGGMAGRVINLVEESRRIGPDGAVAGRLARAGPIPGFGHPLYPEGDPRAAALLTGFDPPPDYVALKSAVEAATGEAANIDFPLTALAARFDLPPDAPFGLFAVARTAGWLAHAVEQVQTGALIRPRARYTGPEPL; translated from the coding sequence ATGGATCGGGACTGGCTGACGGCGGAAGAGGCGATGGCGCGCCTGGGGGTGCGGCCGCAGACGCTGTACGCCTATGTCAGCCGGGGGCGGATCGAGACCCGGCCAGATCCAGGTGACCCGCGTCGCAGCCGCTACCGCCTGTCGGATGTCGGTCAGCTGGAGGCCCGGAAACGTCGCGGCCGAAAGGCTTCCGAGGTGGCGGCCGGCGCCATCGCCTGGGGCGAACCGGTTCTGGACTCCGCAATCACGACCGTGGCGCATGGGCGGTTGTTCTATCGCGGCCGCGGCGCTGTCGAGCTGGCGGAGAGCGCCACGCTTGAGTCGGTCGCGCGGCTGCTCCGCGGCGGTCATGGCGCGGTCCTGAAGGGGCAGGCTCGTACGCCGCCGCCGACGCTTCCGGAGATCCGGCCTCGGCTGTTCGCGGCCCTGGCGGAACGGGCAGGTCTCGATCCGCCGGCCCGCGGGCGTGCGCCGCTGGCTCTGGCCGCCGAGGCCACCGGCCTGCTGGACCTGGTCGCCGATGCGGCGGCGGGCGCCGTCGCATCGGGGCCGATCCACGCGCGGCTGGCGACGGCCTGGGGGCGCCCTGAGGCCTCGGACGCGATCCGGCGCGCGCTGGTTCTGCTGGCGGATCACGAGCTGAACGCTTCGACCTTCGCCGCACGGGTGACGGCTTCAACCGGCGCCTCGCTGGCCGCGTCCGCCCTGGCCGGCCTGTCTGCTCTGTCCGGCCCGCTGCACGGCGGCATGGCGGGCCGGGTGATCAATCTGGTCGAGGAGAGCCGCCGCATCGGGCCGGACGGGGCGGTCGCTGGGCGGTTGGCCCGCGCCGGCCCGATCCCCGGTTTCGGTCACCCCCTGTATCCCGAGGGCGATCCACGGGCGGCGGCGCTGCTGACTGGGTTCGACCCGCCGCCGGACTATGTCGCGCTGAAGAGCGCCGTCGAGGCGGCCACGGGTGAGGCGGCCAACATCGATTTCCCGCTGACCGCTCTGGCGGCGCGCTTCGACCTGCCGCCCGACGCGCCGTTCGGGCTGTTCGCCGTCGCGCGAACGGCGGGCTGGCTGGCCCATGCCGTCGAGCAGGTCCAGACCGGCGCGCTGATCCGACCACGTGCGCGATACACGGGGCCGGAACCGCTCTAA